One region of Rufibacter sp. LB8 genomic DNA includes:
- a CDS encoding histidine phosphatase family protein encodes MLKRLFLVPTLVLITLLSVQAEGTKLLHQTIQSIEARLTELSRNASYVTANGKPVAQRISFFNEEDLALPVGSKVRQIALIRHGEPDLRKVGKFSYREANQFAADYDSVGIIVPDTSFFNIQNPNQLKVFSSSINRAKATAQYIFGINRETIISPIFREFESSMGHHSPNIRLPINLWTSAARVKWVLGIDRQGAESFAEARKRAKAAARTLADASEEKTNVALVAHGLLNRYIQENLEKMGWHVVRNGGTGYLGTTILVKL; translated from the coding sequence ATGCTTAAAAGATTGTTTTTAGTACCCACCTTAGTTCTTATAACCCTATTGTCGGTGCAAGCGGAAGGCACAAAGCTACTTCATCAGACAATCCAAAGCATCGAGGCAAGGCTTACGGAATTAAGCAGGAATGCCTCTTACGTGACCGCCAATGGAAAACCTGTTGCGCAACGCATCTCCTTCTTCAATGAGGAGGATCTAGCACTTCCTGTCGGCAGTAAGGTACGACAGATTGCCCTTATTCGCCATGGAGAACCGGATCTGCGGAAAGTGGGTAAATTTTCATACCGTGAGGCAAACCAGTTTGCCGCCGATTATGATAGCGTAGGGATAATAGTGCCTGATACTTCCTTTTTCAACATTCAGAACCCTAATCAGCTTAAAGTTTTCTCCAGTTCTATCAACAGGGCAAAAGCTACCGCTCAGTATATCTTTGGAATAAACCGTGAGACGATAATATCCCCAATCTTCAGGGAATTTGAATCATCCATGGGTCACCATAGCCCCAATATAAGATTACCGATTAATCTATGGACCTCCGCCGCACGTGTAAAGTGGGTACTAGGCATAGACCGGCAAGGCGCGGAAAGTTTCGCTGAAGCCCGCAAACGGGCAAAGGCGGCGGCTAGAACTCTAGCCGATGCGTCAGAAGAAAAGACTAATGTCGCCCTTGTGGCACATGGGTTGCTAAACCGTTATATCCAAGAAAATTTGGAAAAAATGGGATGGCATGTGGTGCGGAATGGAGGCACTGGCTATTTAGGGACAACTATTTTAGTTAAGCTGTAA